One Leifsonia shinshuensis DNA window includes the following coding sequences:
- a CDS encoding APC family permease — MTNTEAGHSRLAHNSLGVPGVVFLVLAAVAPLTGIVVVAAIGIALGNGAGMVGAFVLVTIALLLFAVGYARMSKEVVSAGGFYAYTVKGLGRPTGVAAGYVALLGYNFFVAGAVGTSGFFMQTIIATLTGWNVPWLVWGVVSVVAAFLLSRQGIDFSSKVLGVSLVLEVSILLVFDFSVLFTTGFSFGVFAPTVVFSGAVGVALLFAANAFVGFEATGLFSEEAKNPLRTIPRATYTAIIFIGVFAAFTTWAIVSATGAAQAQSVAQKHLATGDLVFSLSEKYLGPVLTDLMMVLLLVSLFAALMALHNSATRYLFSLGRAGILPRRLSRTRKNGFPQFASLVQFAFATLVAAIFAVAGLDPIASLVPSMTGFGTLAILFLQLLAAIAIVVFFRRRRDKAVLSSFVAPSLGAIGLAAIVILAIVNFPVLAGSDAPAIALLPVLLPVALIAGFIAAAVIKRRDPEKYARLADDIERITIESEVESEVEAPRSPEPQKELP, encoded by the coding sequence ATGACCAACACCGAAGCCGGACACTCCCGGCTCGCACACAACTCGCTCGGCGTACCCGGCGTCGTCTTCCTCGTCCTCGCCGCGGTGGCGCCCCTGACCGGAATCGTCGTCGTCGCCGCGATCGGCATCGCACTCGGCAACGGCGCCGGAATGGTCGGCGCGTTCGTCCTGGTGACCATCGCACTGCTGCTCTTCGCCGTCGGCTACGCCCGGATGTCCAAGGAAGTCGTCAGCGCGGGCGGTTTCTACGCATACACCGTCAAAGGCCTCGGCCGACCGACCGGCGTCGCCGCGGGCTACGTCGCCCTGCTCGGTTACAACTTCTTCGTCGCGGGCGCGGTCGGCACCAGCGGCTTCTTCATGCAGACCATCATCGCCACCCTGACCGGCTGGAATGTCCCGTGGCTCGTCTGGGGGGTCGTCTCCGTCGTGGCTGCATTCCTCCTGAGCCGTCAGGGCATCGACTTCAGCTCCAAGGTGCTCGGAGTATCCCTCGTGCTCGAGGTCTCGATCCTGCTGGTCTTCGACTTCTCCGTCCTGTTCACCACCGGGTTCAGCTTCGGAGTCTTCGCCCCGACCGTCGTGTTCTCCGGCGCCGTCGGTGTCGCCCTGTTGTTCGCGGCGAACGCGTTCGTCGGATTCGAAGCGACGGGCCTGTTCAGCGAGGAGGCCAAGAACCCCCTCCGCACCATTCCGCGAGCCACCTACACCGCGATCATCTTCATCGGAGTGTTCGCCGCGTTCACCACCTGGGCCATCGTGAGCGCAACGGGCGCCGCCCAGGCCCAGTCCGTCGCGCAGAAGCACCTGGCGACCGGGGACCTGGTGTTCTCACTGTCGGAGAAGTATCTTGGCCCTGTCCTGACCGACCTGATGATGGTCCTGCTGCTCGTGAGCCTCTTCGCCGCCCTGATGGCACTGCACAACTCCGCAACGCGCTACCTCTTCTCCCTCGGCCGCGCCGGGATCCTCCCCCGCCGCCTCAGCCGCACCCGGAAGAACGGATTCCCGCAGTTCGCCTCGCTCGTGCAGTTCGCGTTCGCGACGCTCGTGGCGGCCATCTTCGCTGTCGCCGGGCTCGACCCGATCGCCTCGCTCGTACCTAGCATGACCGGCTTCGGCACCTTGGCCATCCTCTTCCTGCAGCTCCTCGCAGCGATCGCGATCGTCGTCTTCTTCCGCCGTCGACGCGACAAGGCTGTGCTCTCGAGTTTCGTCGCCCCGTCCTTGGGCGCGATCGGACTCGCCGCGATCGTCATCCTGGCGATCGTCAACTTCCCGGTGCTCGCGGGATCCGATGCTCCGGCGATCGCCTTGCTCCCCGTCCTGCTGCCCGTCGCCCTCATCGCGGGATTCATCGCCGCCGCGGTGATCAAGAGGCGGGACCCCGAAAAGTACGCGCGACTCGCGGACGACATCGAACGGATCACCATCGAATCGGAAGTGGAGTCCGAGGTGGAGGCGCCCCGTTCCCCCGAGCCGCAGAAGGAGCTGCCATGA
- a CDS encoding primary-amine oxidase: MSGHDHTTRTTTPEAVVHPLDSLTASEIAVGRRVLEESGLVTVSTRFPNVLPVEPSKTAVAAFRPGDAIERRILFVILDTTTGMAGEAIVSVTTRELVAYTELGTAEAPYGQPQYLFEEYERAEEIAKASPAWQAAMTRRGLADRMELAFCAPLAPGFFNRSDEVGRRVIRSLTFLRSTPEDSPWSHPVEGLIVHIDLTRGEVIRVEDEGDVPVPALDGNYDAATVGPARTSLKPIEITQPEGPSFHVDGQAVEWENWSFRVGFNAREGLVLHDVGFCDGDDVRPVLARASVPEMVVPYGDTTPTRFWISYFDAGEYLLGKNANSLTLGCDCLGVIHYFDGVVADDHGNPVTIPQVVCMHEEDYGVLWKHTDLLGKSEVRRSRRLVVSYFSTIGNYDYGFFWYFYLDGTIQVEAKATGIVFAGAGVPGVSDPHAPEIAPGLFAPVHQHLFCARLDVAVDGERNSLAELDVVGIPTGADNPHGNAFTWTTTPITRESESGRLANAPTARVWEVTSSTRTNAVGKPTAFHLIPQPSATLMAQPDSSVYARATFATKHLWATQYDAAERFPAGDYPNAHAGGAGIPAWIAADRSLEDEDIVLWHVFGPTHVPRPEDWPIMPVDYSGFLFKPYGFLDRNPALDLPDGAAASSCCGGGDGCTCRH, translated from the coding sequence ATGTCCGGTCATGATCACACCACCAGGACGACGACACCCGAAGCCGTCGTCCATCCGCTCGATTCTCTCACCGCGAGTGAGATCGCCGTGGGGCGTCGCGTGCTGGAGGAGTCCGGCCTCGTGACGGTGTCGACCCGGTTCCCGAACGTTCTCCCGGTCGAACCGTCGAAAACAGCGGTCGCCGCGTTCCGGCCGGGCGATGCCATCGAACGCCGCATCCTGTTCGTGATCCTTGACACCACGACCGGGATGGCCGGCGAGGCGATCGTATCGGTGACCACGAGGGAGCTGGTCGCCTACACCGAGCTGGGCACCGCTGAGGCGCCCTACGGGCAGCCTCAGTACCTGTTCGAAGAGTACGAGCGTGCCGAGGAGATCGCCAAAGCCTCGCCCGCGTGGCAGGCTGCGATGACCAGGCGAGGATTGGCCGACCGGATGGAGTTGGCCTTCTGCGCGCCGCTCGCCCCCGGCTTCTTCAACCGTTCCGATGAGGTCGGCCGGCGCGTTATCCGCAGTCTCACGTTCCTGCGTTCGACGCCGGAGGACTCGCCGTGGTCGCATCCTGTTGAGGGCCTCATCGTGCACATCGACCTCACCCGCGGCGAGGTCATCCGCGTCGAGGACGAGGGCGATGTGCCGGTTCCAGCACTCGATGGCAACTACGACGCCGCCACGGTCGGTCCCGCGCGGACGAGCCTCAAGCCCATCGAGATTACCCAGCCGGAAGGCCCGAGCTTCCACGTGGACGGCCAGGCGGTCGAATGGGAGAACTGGTCGTTCCGTGTCGGCTTCAACGCGCGCGAGGGTCTCGTACTGCACGATGTCGGCTTCTGCGACGGCGACGATGTGCGGCCGGTGCTCGCCCGCGCGTCCGTGCCGGAGATGGTGGTGCCCTACGGCGACACCACGCCGACCCGGTTCTGGATCAGCTACTTCGATGCTGGCGAGTACCTGCTCGGCAAGAACGCGAACTCACTGACACTCGGCTGCGATTGCCTCGGCGTCATCCACTACTTCGACGGTGTGGTGGCCGACGATCACGGCAATCCGGTCACCATCCCGCAGGTGGTGTGCATGCACGAGGAGGACTACGGCGTGCTCTGGAAGCACACCGACCTGCTCGGAAAGTCCGAAGTCCGGCGATCCCGCCGGCTCGTGGTCTCGTACTTCTCGACGATCGGCAACTACGACTACGGATTCTTCTGGTATTTCTACCTGGACGGCACCATCCAGGTGGAGGCGAAGGCCACCGGAATCGTGTTCGCCGGTGCCGGTGTCCCGGGTGTGAGCGACCCGCACGCGCCCGAGATCGCGCCAGGCCTGTTCGCCCCCGTGCACCAGCACCTGTTCTGCGCGCGGCTCGACGTCGCCGTCGACGGCGAGCGGAACTCGCTCGCCGAATTGGACGTCGTGGGCATCCCGACCGGTGCGGACAACCCCCACGGCAACGCGTTCACCTGGACGACGACGCCGATCACGCGCGAATCCGAATCCGGCCGACTCGCGAACGCGCCGACCGCCCGGGTCTGGGAGGTCACCAGCTCGACCCGCACGAACGCGGTGGGCAAGCCGACCGCGTTCCACCTGATCCCGCAGCCGAGCGCCACGCTGATGGCACAGCCGGACTCGTCCGTGTACGCCCGCGCGACGTTCGCGACCAAGCACCTGTGGGCCACGCAGTACGACGCGGCCGAGCGCTTTCCCGCGGGCGACTACCCGAACGCGCACGCGGGGGGAGCGGGCATCCCGGCGTGGATCGCCGCCGACCGCTCGCTGGAGGACGAGGACATCGTCCTCTGGCATGTCTTCGGCCCGACCCACGTCCCGCGCCCGGAGGACTGGCCGATCATGCCGGTCGACTACTCCGGGTTCCTGTTCAAGCCGTACGGTTTCCTCGACCGCAACCCGGCGCTCGACCTGCCCGACGGCGCGGCGGCCTCCTCGTGCTGTGGTGGGGGAGACGGCTGCACCTGCCGCCACTAG
- a CDS encoding APC family permease gives MIVAASAPLTVLAGGVTTTFAVTGVLGVPLSFLILGVTLAIFAVGYAAMSRFITNAGAFYSYVARGLGRPTGVGVSIVALISYNAMQIGVYGLFGFQVSSLLDTKFGWDVPWWIPVLGCIAIVALLGVNRVDLSAKVLGVLVAFEFVVVIVYDFSAFAVSPEGVSAAPLTPSALFVPGVGAVFAFGIAAFMGFESAAIYGEESKDPKRTIARATYTAVGVIALFYALSSWAMVVGSGPSKVIADSRTQGPDLMFSFLATHVGVIMSDIAQLLFVTSLFASLVSFHNAVARYFFSLGREGVMPSWLARIRHHSGAPWAGSVTQTALAAIVIVAFAIAGAGWTPPKGAPAALFPVLTLFSWLTNTGAMGLTLLMAIVSFAVIGFFRRNHHAVGSWQRTSAPVISGVGLLVVFVLILVYFNTLLTSDPTAPPSATTFILPAIVIIPGILGVVWGVVLKRSNPRVYAQIGHGPEESGAPELGADE, from the coding sequence ATGATCGTCGCCGCGTCCGCACCGCTCACGGTGCTCGCCGGCGGCGTCACGACCACCTTCGCCGTTACCGGTGTCCTGGGCGTTCCGCTTTCGTTCCTCATCCTCGGCGTGACGCTGGCGATCTTCGCAGTGGGCTACGCCGCCATGAGCCGCTTCATCACCAACGCCGGCGCGTTCTACTCGTACGTCGCCCGCGGTCTGGGCAGACCCACCGGGGTGGGGGTCTCGATCGTCGCGCTGATCTCGTACAACGCGATGCAGATCGGCGTGTACGGACTGTTCGGCTTCCAAGTCTCGTCGTTGCTCGACACCAAATTCGGGTGGGACGTACCGTGGTGGATCCCGGTGCTCGGCTGCATCGCGATCGTGGCCCTGCTCGGCGTCAATCGGGTCGACCTGTCGGCGAAGGTGCTCGGCGTTCTTGTCGCCTTCGAGTTCGTGGTCGTGATCGTGTACGACTTCTCTGCTTTCGCCGTGTCGCCGGAAGGCGTCAGCGCGGCCCCGCTGACGCCGTCGGCACTGTTCGTCCCGGGAGTCGGAGCCGTCTTCGCATTCGGGATCGCGGCATTCATGGGCTTCGAGTCGGCGGCGATCTACGGCGAGGAGTCGAAGGATCCCAAGCGCACCATCGCGCGAGCTACCTACACGGCCGTCGGTGTCATCGCGCTGTTCTACGCCCTCTCCTCGTGGGCGATGGTCGTCGGCTCTGGCCCGAGCAAGGTTATCGCCGATTCGCGGACGCAAGGCCCCGACCTGATGTTCTCGTTCCTGGCGACCCATGTCGGCGTGATCATGAGCGACATCGCACAGCTGCTGTTCGTGACGAGCCTGTTCGCGTCACTCGTGAGCTTCCACAACGCCGTCGCGCGCTACTTTTTCTCGCTAGGGCGGGAGGGCGTGATGCCCTCCTGGCTCGCGCGGATCCGGCACCACAGCGGTGCGCCGTGGGCGGGCTCGGTGACGCAGACCGCTCTCGCGGCGATCGTGATCGTCGCGTTCGCGATCGCCGGCGCGGGGTGGACACCGCCGAAGGGTGCTCCTGCCGCGTTGTTCCCTGTGCTGACGCTGTTCTCGTGGTTGACCAACACCGGGGCGATGGGCCTGACTCTCCTGATGGCTATCGTCTCGTTCGCGGTGATCGGGTTCTTCCGCCGGAACCATCACGCCGTCGGTTCCTGGCAGCGCACCTCCGCCCCTGTCATCTCCGGCGTCGGGCTCCTCGTGGTCTTCGTCTTGATCCTGGTCTACTTCAACACGCTGTTGACCAGCGACCCGACTGCGCCGCCGAGCGCGACGACCTTCATCCTCCCTGCCATCGTGATCATCCCCGGCATACTCGGTGTCGTCTGGGGAGTCGTCCTCAAACGGTCCAACCCCCGCGTATACGCTCAGATCGGGCACGGTCCTGAGGAGTCTGGCGCACCGGAACTCGGGGCCGACGAGTGA
- a CDS encoding SDR family NAD(P)-dependent oxidoreductase, whose translation MTRTWCGILGRERPTTGVSGVRTVRRNVNKHVVVVSGGGTGIGAATARRFAQDGADVVLLGRRREPLETVAAEIGALAIPCDTSDRAQTEETISRVVERYGRLDTVIANAGGHGVGTVAETDDNQWELSFRTNVSTAFVLARAALPELVESRGSIVVVSSLAGLFAGPGVAGYTVGKHALLGLTRSLARDYGRRGVRVNAVCPGWVRTPMADEEMDVFASEAGLPGREEGYAVVTRDVPLGRPAAPEEIASAIRFLASPDAGYITGSTLVVDGGAHIVDLPTVSMS comes from the coding sequence GTGACGCGCACCTGGTGCGGGATTCTCGGACGTGAGAGGCCAACGACCGGTGTCTCGGGGGTCAGGACCGTGAGGAGAAACGTGAACAAGCACGTCGTCGTCGTCTCGGGTGGGGGCACCGGCATCGGCGCCGCCACCGCGCGACGATTCGCACAGGACGGAGCCGATGTCGTGCTGCTGGGACGGCGCCGTGAGCCGTTGGAGACCGTCGCGGCCGAGATCGGCGCCCTTGCGATCCCCTGCGACACGAGCGATCGTGCGCAGACGGAAGAGACGATAAGCCGAGTGGTCGAGCGCTACGGGCGCCTGGATACGGTCATCGCGAATGCCGGCGGGCACGGCGTCGGCACTGTGGCGGAGACCGACGACAACCAGTGGGAGTTGTCGTTCCGGACGAACGTCTCGACCGCGTTCGTCCTCGCCCGCGCCGCGCTGCCCGAACTCGTCGAATCCCGAGGCAGCATCGTCGTCGTATCCTCCCTCGCCGGGTTGTTCGCCGGGCCCGGCGTCGCCGGGTACACCGTCGGCAAGCATGCGCTGCTGGGACTGACTCGCAGCCTCGCTCGCGACTACGGCCGACGAGGAGTTCGGGTCAATGCGGTCTGTCCAGGCTGGGTTCGGACACCGATGGCGGACGAGGAGATGGATGTGTTCGCGTCGGAGGCGGGACTTCCCGGTCGCGAGGAGGGCTACGCCGTCGTGACGCGCGACGTTCCGCTGGGGCGACCCGCGGCACCGGAGGAGATCGCCTCCGCGATCCGCTTCCTCGCCTCCCCCGACGCCGGCTACATCACCGGCTCCACACTCGTGGTCGACGGTGGGGCCCACATAGTCGATCTGCCCACCGTCTCGATGTCCTGA
- the hpaH gene encoding 2-oxo-hept-4-ene-1,7-dioate hydratase → MLNTSIHRAIADELADAERGRTTVPLLTARHPGMTVDDAYAVQRVWVERGLAAGRRLVGRKIGLTSKVMQQATGITEPDYGAIFADMVHETGAVIPFDRYSNVRIEVELAFVLAEPLEGPDVTLFDVLDATRYVVPALEILSSRIELHGRTIVDTISDNAAMGGMVVGGRPVAVDAVDLRWVSALLYRNETIEESGVAAAVLDHPAAGVAWLANKLAQHGTRLEAGDIVLAGSFTRPLWVERGDTIHADYGTLGAVTCRFV, encoded by the coding sequence GTGTTGAACACCTCCATCCACCGCGCGATCGCGGACGAGCTCGCCGACGCCGAGCGCGGGCGCACGACGGTCCCGCTGCTGACGGCCCGCCATCCCGGCATGACGGTGGACGACGCCTACGCCGTGCAGCGCGTCTGGGTCGAGCGCGGGCTCGCGGCCGGGCGTCGGCTGGTCGGCCGCAAGATCGGGCTGACCTCGAAGGTGATGCAGCAGGCGACGGGGATCACCGAGCCCGACTACGGCGCGATCTTCGCGGACATGGTCCACGAGACCGGGGCGGTCATCCCGTTCGACCGGTACTCGAATGTGCGGATCGAGGTGGAGCTGGCCTTCGTTCTCGCTGAGCCGTTGGAGGGGCCGGACGTCACGCTGTTCGACGTGCTCGACGCGACCCGGTACGTCGTGCCCGCCCTGGAGATCCTGAGCTCGCGCATCGAACTGCACGGCAGGACGATCGTCGACACCATCTCCGACAACGCCGCGATGGGCGGCATGGTCGTCGGCGGCCGGCCGGTCGCGGTAGATGCCGTCGACCTGCGCTGGGTGTCCGCGCTGCTGTACCGCAACGAGACCATCGAGGAGTCCGGCGTCGCCGCCGCGGTGCTCGACCATCCCGCCGCCGGCGTCGCCTGGCTCGCGAACAAGCTCGCGCAGCACGGGACACGCCTGGAGGCCGGGGACATCGTCCTCGCCGGCTCGTTCACCCGCCCGCTCTGGGTGGAGCGCGGCGACACCATCCACGCCGACTACGGGACCCTGGGAGCCGTGACATGCCGATTCGTCTAG
- a CDS encoding TetR/AcrR family transcriptional regulator gives MADAVMTLRERQRERTRSDILDAVVEVVASDQADGPLIELISTRAGVSRATIYAHFPGGVDELVESAYVRAAHDFIELVRTYPSGSWEERILAHGLAMLELADRGPAGRFYNVAAAQFGAIVRVQGAGSRRSHDDFVLALADAERAGELVDIDPEEAAYLLAGMVRVVGVRATESRERGRSSLAAFRRLVEGIRRD, from the coding sequence ATGGCTGATGCGGTGATGACGCTGAGGGAGCGACAGCGAGAACGAACTCGCTCCGACATCCTGGACGCCGTCGTGGAAGTCGTCGCTTCGGACCAGGCGGATGGACCGCTCATCGAGCTGATCTCGACGAGGGCTGGCGTTTCGCGGGCGACGATCTACGCACATTTCCCGGGCGGTGTCGACGAGCTCGTGGAATCGGCGTACGTTCGCGCGGCGCACGACTTCATCGAACTCGTGCGCACCTACCCGAGCGGATCGTGGGAGGAGCGGATCCTCGCGCACGGCCTGGCAATGCTCGAACTGGCCGACCGGGGACCAGCGGGCCGCTTCTACAACGTGGCGGCCGCACAGTTCGGTGCGATCGTGCGTGTGCAGGGCGCGGGGTCGCGGCGCTCTCATGATGACTTCGTGCTGGCCTTGGCCGACGCCGAACGCGCCGGCGAACTCGTGGACATCGATCCGGAGGAAGCCGCATATCTGCTCGCCGGAATGGTCCGGGTGGTCGGCGTTCGAGCCACCGAGTCCCGTGAACGAGGCCGTTCGAGCCTGGCTGCGTTCCGGCGCCTCGTCGAAGGAATTCGCCGGGACTGA
- a CDS encoding aldehyde dehydrogenase family protein gives MTDVRDLLARVSAPEGSGRPIHDAATGEVIGNAPESGVDVLDDAVARARAAQPAWEALGHDRRIEYLLAAADAVDAHAEELARLLSREQGKPLNGPNARFEVGACSAWLRSSASVALEPQVLVNDGDTRAELHYRAVGVVGAIGPWNWPLMIGIWQLAPALRMGDTVVVKPSEYTPLSVLALIDVLNEVLPEDVLLAVSGGRDVGARLASHPDIDKVMFTGSTATGRRIIESSAGNLARLTLELGGNDAGIVLPGTDATAIAQDLFWGAFINTGQTCAALKRLYVHDSVYDDVVEALAEVARTTPMGNGLDEENVLGPLQNKQQFDIVNRLVEDAKSRGARIVTGGSPARELGELFYPITLVADIEDDAPLVEEEQFGPALPIIRYTDVEDAIQKANRLDVGLGGSVWANSRDEARAVASRIQAGTVWINSHGGLHPLVPFGGVKSSGYGLEFGVEGLKAVAVPQVING, from the coding sequence ATGACCGATGTCCGCGACCTGCTCGCTCGCGTCAGCGCACCAGAAGGATCGGGTCGTCCGATCCACGATGCCGCCACCGGGGAGGTGATCGGCAACGCTCCGGAGTCCGGCGTCGACGTGCTCGACGATGCGGTAGCCAGGGCCCGTGCGGCCCAACCGGCCTGGGAGGCGCTCGGCCACGACCGCAGGATCGAGTATCTGCTCGCCGCGGCGGACGCCGTGGACGCCCATGCGGAAGAGCTCGCCCGGCTTCTGTCGCGCGAGCAGGGCAAGCCGCTGAACGGTCCGAACGCACGATTCGAGGTCGGGGCGTGCTCGGCCTGGCTTCGCAGCTCCGCCAGCGTCGCGCTCGAGCCGCAGGTGCTCGTGAACGACGGCGACACGCGAGCCGAACTCCACTACCGCGCCGTGGGAGTCGTCGGCGCCATCGGCCCGTGGAACTGGCCGTTGATGATCGGGATCTGGCAGCTCGCCCCCGCTCTGCGGATGGGCGACACCGTCGTCGTCAAGCCCAGTGAATACACCCCGCTCAGCGTCCTCGCGCTCATCGACGTCCTGAATGAAGTGCTGCCGGAGGACGTGCTCCTCGCCGTCTCCGGTGGCCGCGACGTCGGAGCCCGCCTGGCCTCCCACCCCGACATCGACAAAGTGATGTTCACCGGCTCGACCGCAACGGGTCGACGCATCATCGAGAGCTCCGCGGGCAACTTGGCGCGGCTCACGCTCGAGCTCGGCGGAAACGACGCCGGCATCGTGCTGCCCGGCACCGACGCCACGGCGATCGCACAGGATCTGTTCTGGGGGGCCTTCATCAACACGGGGCAGACCTGCGCCGCGCTCAAACGCCTCTATGTCCACGACTCCGTCTACGACGACGTGGTCGAAGCCTTGGCGGAGGTCGCTCGCACGACGCCGATGGGGAACGGGCTCGATGAGGAAAACGTCCTCGGTCCGTTGCAGAACAAACAGCAGTTCGACATCGTGAATCGGCTCGTGGAAGACGCGAAGAGCCGGGGCGCCCGCATCGTGACAGGCGGCTCTCCGGCGAGGGAGCTCGGCGAGCTGTTCTACCCGATCACGCTCGTCGCCGATATCGAGGACGACGCCCCGCTCGTCGAAGAGGAGCAGTTCGGTCCGGCGCTGCCGATCATCCGGTACACCGATGTCGAGGACGCTATCCAGAAGGCGAACCGGCTCGACGTGGGCCTCGGCGGTTCGGTCTGGGCGAACAGCCGCGACGAGGCACGTGCGGTGGCGTCCCGAATCCAGGCGGGAACCGTCTGGATCAACTCGCATGGTGGACTGCACCCGCTCGTCCCCTTCGGCGGTGTGAAGAGTTCCGGCTACGGCCTCGAATTCGGTGTCGAGGGCCTGAAGGCCGTCGCAGTCCCTCAGGTCATCAACGGCTGA
- a CDS encoding HpcH/HpaI aldolase family protein: protein MPIRLDATPTFAGRLRSADRTLYGMWSCAGSPLVAEICAGSGLDILLIDGEHSPVGLESILAQLQAAAAYPVVPVVRAPIGDAVILKQLLDLGAQNVLVPMMSSVLEAEEMVRAVRYPPLGIRGVGSALARSSRWSRIPDYLARAHELVSLTVQIETVQGLKAARSIAAVDGVDALLVGPADLAASMGLLGQQNHPDVMAAVEVVIAAGRVTNTPVGVNAFDPETARRYAAAGAAYVLVGSDVTLLARASESLAKTYTGDDYSGDVPAAY from the coding sequence ATGCCGATTCGTCTAGACGCCACCCCGACCTTCGCCGGCCGCCTCCGCTCGGCCGACCGCACCCTGTACGGGATGTGGTCGTGCGCGGGCAGCCCGCTCGTCGCGGAGATCTGCGCGGGCAGCGGGCTCGACATCCTTCTGATCGACGGCGAGCACTCCCCTGTCGGGCTGGAGTCGATCCTGGCGCAGCTCCAGGCGGCGGCCGCCTATCCGGTCGTGCCGGTGGTGCGGGCGCCGATCGGGGACGCGGTGATCCTCAAGCAGCTCCTCGATCTGGGAGCGCAGAACGTGCTCGTGCCGATGATGTCCAGTGTGCTGGAGGCCGAGGAGATGGTGCGGGCGGTGCGGTATCCGCCGCTCGGGATCCGCGGGGTGGGCAGCGCACTGGCGCGGTCGTCGCGGTGGAGCCGCATCCCGGACTATCTGGCGCGCGCCCACGAGCTGGTGTCGCTGACGGTGCAGATTGAGACCGTCCAGGGGCTGAAGGCCGCGCGAAGCATCGCGGCCGTCGACGGCGTGGACGCCCTGCTCGTCGGCCCTGCAGACCTCGCGGCCTCGATGGGCCTCCTTGGCCAGCAGAACCACCCGGATGTGATGGCGGCGGTCGAGGTCGTCATCGCGGCAGGACGCGTCACGAACACCCCGGTGGGTGTGAACGCGTTCGACCCGGAGACGGCACGGCGGTATGCCGCCGCGGGGGCTGCTTACGTGCTGGTCGGCAGTGACGTGACGCTTCTCGCACGCGCCTCTGAGAGTTTGGCGAAGACGTACACGGGCGACGACTATTCGGGCGATGTGCCGGCCGCATACTGA
- a CDS encoding AraC-like ligand-binding domain-containing protein produces MVLTPQQPARGAHGVTTDASHDFNAFRNSVSKSFVPLQVTSDRPEPFWGRIRSAQADEIHVSEVSATQHVVERTPELIARADRHYFKLSMLLSGTGLLIQDGREALLHPGDLAVYDTHQPYSLVFEDDFRTMVVMFPKHLLGLPTDLVSQLTAVRFDGGSGISGMIVPFLRQLVGNLEELSGTAGGRLAHSALDLVSTLFAQELDLTTDPADTHRALMRRIQAYIESNLGSADLGPNEIAAVHFISTRHLQGLFQEHGTTVSSWIRSRRLERCRRDLVDPLHAALSVAAIASKWGFADAAHFSRVFKATYGRSPSDLRTAAWL; encoded by the coding sequence ATCGTGCTTACCCCCCAACAGCCGGCTCGTGGCGCTCACGGCGTCACCACCGACGCCTCTCATGACTTCAACGCGTTCCGAAACAGTGTGTCGAAGTCGTTTGTTCCCCTGCAGGTCACGAGCGACCGGCCGGAACCGTTCTGGGGCCGTATACGCTCTGCTCAGGCCGATGAGATCCACGTGTCCGAGGTGAGCGCGACGCAGCATGTCGTCGAGCGGACTCCGGAGCTGATCGCGCGGGCGGATCGGCACTATTTCAAGCTGAGCATGCTGTTGTCCGGAACGGGCCTGTTGATCCAGGACGGTCGCGAGGCTCTCTTGCATCCGGGCGATCTGGCCGTCTATGACACGCATCAGCCCTACTCGCTCGTCTTCGAGGACGATTTCCGGACGATGGTCGTGATGTTCCCGAAGCATCTGCTGGGGTTGCCTACGGACTTGGTGTCGCAGCTCACGGCGGTCAGGTTCGATGGCGGGTCCGGCATCTCCGGCATGATAGTTCCCTTTCTCAGGCAGCTCGTCGGCAATCTCGAGGAGCTCTCCGGGACGGCCGGCGGGAGGCTCGCCCATAGTGCGCTCGACCTCGTGTCGACGCTGTTCGCCCAGGAGCTAGATCTCACGACCGATCCCGCGGATACGCATCGCGCCCTGATGCGCCGGATTCAGGCGTACATCGAATCCAATCTTGGTTCCGCCGACCTCGGGCCCAACGAGATCGCGGCCGTCCACTTCATCTCGACCCGGCATCTTCAAGGTCTTTTCCAAGAGCACGGGACGACTGTGTCGTCCTGGATCCGCTCTCGTCGGCTCGAGCGTTGCCGCCGAGACCTGGTGGACCCGCTGCACGCGGCTCTCTCCGTGGCTGCGATCGCCTCGAAGTGGGGTTTCGCCGACGCGGCGCACTTCAGCCGGGTCTTCAAGGCGACGTACGGCCGATCCCCTTCGGACCTGCGGACCGCCGCCTGGTTGTGA